The following coding sequences are from one Natrarchaeobaculum sulfurireducens window:
- the purM gene encoding phosphoribosylformylglycinamidine cyclo-ligase, protein MTDHADDGNDDRLTYAETGVDIEASEDATAALLEAFGSDLTTEYAGLLDIGDRYLALATDGVGTKLMVAEAISNFSTIGIDCIAMNVNDLVAAGVEPVAFVDYLAIDDPDEQLTNEIGEGLAVGLEESGMTLLGGETAVMPDVIDGFDLAGTCAGLAAKDEILEGEAKVGDVLVGFASNGIHSNGLTLAREAVTRDHEYTDPFPGDESRTIGEELLRPTRIYTDLLEPMREHGVRAAAHVTGGGWTNLLRMGDREYVIDNPLPAQPIFEFVQEEGNVTDEEMHRTFNMGTGFVVALPEDRAGDLVDATDGQLIGRVEEGASVEIRGLSLA, encoded by the coding sequence ATGACCGACCACGCTGACGACGGGAACGACGACCGGCTCACCTACGCCGAGACGGGCGTCGACATCGAGGCCAGCGAGGACGCCACGGCGGCGTTGCTCGAGGCCTTCGGGAGCGACCTGACGACCGAGTACGCCGGCTTACTCGACATCGGCGACCGCTATCTCGCGCTGGCGACCGACGGCGTCGGCACGAAGCTGATGGTCGCCGAAGCCATCTCGAACTTCTCGACGATCGGTATCGACTGCATCGCGATGAACGTCAACGACCTCGTCGCCGCGGGCGTCGAACCGGTCGCGTTCGTCGACTACCTCGCGATCGACGACCCCGACGAGCAACTCACCAACGAGATCGGCGAGGGTCTCGCCGTGGGACTCGAGGAATCCGGCATGACCCTGTTGGGCGGCGAGACGGCCGTCATGCCCGACGTGATCGACGGCTTCGACCTCGCGGGTACCTGTGCGGGCCTCGCCGCGAAAGACGAGATCCTCGAAGGCGAGGCCAAAGTCGGTGACGTCCTCGTCGGGTTTGCCTCGAACGGCATCCACTCGAACGGGCTCACGCTCGCCCGCGAGGCCGTCACCCGCGACCACGAGTACACCGACCCGTTCCCGGGCGACGAATCGCGGACGATCGGCGAGGAACTCCTGCGGCCGACGCGGATCTACACGGACCTGCTCGAGCCGATGCGCGAACACGGCGTCCGGGCGGCGGCCCACGTCACGGGTGGCGGCTGGACGAACCTCCTGCGGATGGGCGACCGCGAGTACGTGATCGACAACCCCCTGCCGGCCCAGCCGATCTTCGAGTTCGTCCAGGAGGAGGGCAACGTAACCGACGAGGAGATGCACCGGACGTTCAACATGGGAACCGGCTTCGTCGTTGCGCTGCCCGAAGATCGCGCTGGCGACCTCGTCGACGCGACTGACGGACAGCTCATCGGGCGCGTCGAGGAGGGCGCGTCGGTCGAGATCCGCGGGCTCTCGCTGGCCTAG
- the dpsA gene encoding DNA starvation/stationary phase protection protein DpsA, translating into MSTQKTVRQSADVVEENELRLEREKAEQIVDALNTELANAYVLYHQLKKHHWVVEGAEFLPLHEFLEEAYEHVEEGADHIAERAQALGGVPVSGPASLERRATVEFEGEDVYDVRTMFQNDLEMYGDIIESMRDSIELAENLGDHATSQILREILVQLEEDGHHFEHYLEDDTLVLEEATK; encoded by the coding sequence ATGAGCACCCAGAAGACCGTCCGTCAGTCCGCAGACGTCGTCGAGGAGAACGAACTCCGGCTCGAGCGCGAAAAGGCCGAGCAGATCGTCGACGCGTTGAACACGGAGCTGGCAAACGCATACGTGCTGTATCACCAGCTCAAAAAGCACCACTGGGTCGTCGAGGGTGCTGAGTTCCTCCCGCTGCACGAGTTCCTCGAGGAAGCCTACGAACACGTCGAGGAAGGTGCCGACCACATCGCCGAGCGTGCCCAGGCACTCGGCGGTGTCCCCGTCTCGGGCCCGGCGAGCTTAGAGCGGCGTGCCACCGTCGAGTTCGAAGGTGAGGACGTCTACGACGTTCGGACGATGTTCCAGAACGATCTCGAGATGTACGGCGACATCATCGAGTCGATGCGCGACAGCATCGAACTCGCCGAGAACTTAGGCGACCACGCGACGTCTCAGATCCTCCGTGAGATCCTCGTCCAGCTCGAAGAAGACGGCCACCACTTCGAACACTACCTCGAGGACGATACGCTGGTGCTCGAGGAAGCGACGAAGTAA
- a CDS encoding zinc metalloprotease produces MSVRTRQSDPDLSFSDKELFDLAVAWIVLSVAFALLLAPIHRADVGVGWFVTMIGLSFVTVGVAFLLHELAHKVVAIEYGQLAEFRADYQMLFLAVMSALIGFLFAAPGAVYHRGRITVRQNGHIALAGPVTNLLLATLFFPLMVFPGLLGLIGHMGVLINLFLAAFNMIPFGPLDGKTVLEWSKPAFVGVFGLSIVLLVGFFLLFGFW; encoded by the coding sequence GTGAGCGTCCGAACCCGCCAATCCGATCCGGACCTCTCCTTTAGCGACAAGGAGCTGTTCGACCTCGCGGTCGCCTGGATCGTCCTGAGCGTCGCGTTCGCGCTGTTGCTCGCGCCGATCCACCGGGCCGACGTCGGCGTGGGCTGGTTCGTGACGATGATCGGGCTGAGTTTCGTCACCGTCGGCGTCGCCTTCCTCTTACACGAACTCGCCCACAAGGTCGTCGCGATCGAGTACGGCCAGCTCGCCGAGTTCCGCGCCGACTACCAGATGCTCTTTCTTGCCGTGATGAGCGCTCTCATCGGCTTTCTCTTCGCCGCGCCGGGAGCCGTCTACCACCGCGGCCGGATTACGGTTCGCCAGAACGGCCACATCGCCCTCGCGGGCCCGGTCACGAACCTCCTCCTCGCGACACTGTTCTTTCCGCTGATGGTCTTTCCCGGCCTCCTCGGATTAATCGGGCACATGGGGGTCCTGATCAACCTCTTTCTCGCTGCGTTCAACATGATCCCCTTCGGGCCGCTCGACGGGAAGACGGTCCTCGAGTGGAGCAAACCCGCCTTCGTCGGCGTTTTCGGGCTGAGCATCGTCCTGCTGGTCGGCTTTTTCCTCCTCTTTGGTTTCTGGTAA
- a CDS encoding DUF7331 family protein has product MDVPARRQDASDPEAVAEPTAIVTSHEPRPGKVVFTERDNNDGWIATDLTVDLEP; this is encoded by the coding sequence ATGGACGTGCCCGCCCGACGGCAAGACGCTAGCGATCCCGAAGCCGTCGCTGAACCCACAGCGATCGTCACCAGCCACGAACCGCGACCCGGCAAAGTCGTCTTTACCGAACGAGACAATAACGACGGCTGGATCGCGACCGATCTGACCGTCGACCTCGAGCCCTAA
- a CDS encoding TraB/GumN family protein, which yields MSDAGDADVPEPPSPPTDERGSVQVLGTAHVSQASVDEVHETVDREQPDVVAVELDEGRFRQMQGGTPDDIEAKDLLSGNTVFQFLAYWMLSYVQSRLGERFDIEPGADMRAAIDAAERNGSGVALVDRDIQVTIQRFWRRLSIVEKLKMVGGLALGVTDPRTIGLGVGAALGIFVGLLFSVILSPLLGFGELTVLGVSDPDTFQLVGAVGLGALAGVLVGVLFLPSFESAEQYTGGLASGFSVRLLAGAGIGIAACLALVATETFVGPFSAARFESAGVYSIRAGVGGLAGLGIGVVLGAALGLVLEQLGGDVEEIDEIDIEEMTDGDVVAAMMEEFRQFSPRGANALIDERDAYIAHNLHQLRQQGYDVLAVVGAGHKAGIERYLEDPASLPSMESISTTATSRRFSPLKLFGYLVMLGFFGFFFLLLMAGVQNTFLLQLFLAWFLFNGIFAFTLARLAGARWTSAGVGGLVAWLTSINPMLAPGWFTGYFELRHRPVNVGDIGRLNDIVGDTERPIDEALGEMFDVPLFRLIMIVALTNIGSLIATVLFPLVVLPWLAPEIGGVDALMGELIAGAENSLELIREVLS from the coding sequence ATGAGCGATGCAGGCGACGCCGACGTGCCGGAACCTCCGAGCCCACCGACCGACGAGCGGGGCTCGGTACAGGTCCTTGGGACGGCACACGTCTCGCAGGCCAGCGTCGACGAGGTACACGAGACCGTCGACCGTGAGCAGCCAGACGTCGTCGCGGTCGAACTCGACGAGGGACGGTTCCGCCAGATGCAAGGTGGGACGCCCGACGACATCGAGGCGAAAGATCTCCTCTCCGGAAACACCGTCTTCCAGTTTCTCGCCTACTGGATGCTCTCGTACGTCCAGTCGCGTCTGGGCGAGCGATTCGACATCGAACCCGGCGCGGACATGCGCGCTGCGATCGACGCCGCCGAACGAAATGGCAGCGGCGTCGCGTTAGTCGACCGCGACATTCAGGTCACGATCCAGCGATTCTGGCGGCGGTTATCGATCGTCGAGAAACTCAAGATGGTCGGTGGCCTCGCCCTCGGCGTCACCGATCCGCGGACGATCGGCCTCGGCGTCGGCGCGGCGCTTGGTATCTTCGTTGGACTTCTCTTTAGCGTGATTCTCTCCCCGCTGCTCGGGTTCGGCGAACTCACGGTCCTCGGCGTGAGCGACCCAGACACGTTCCAGCTCGTCGGTGCCGTCGGCCTCGGTGCGCTCGCCGGCGTCCTCGTTGGGGTCCTCTTTTTGCCATCCTTCGAGTCGGCCGAGCAGTACACTGGCGGGCTTGCGTCCGGGTTCTCCGTACGACTTCTCGCCGGTGCCGGAATCGGTATCGCCGCCTGTCTGGCTCTCGTGGCGACAGAGACGTTCGTCGGTCCGTTCTCCGCGGCCCGGTTCGAGAGCGCCGGCGTCTACTCCATCCGCGCCGGCGTCGGTGGCCTGGCCGGACTCGGCATCGGTGTCGTCCTCGGTGCCGCGCTTGGACTCGTCCTCGAGCAACTCGGCGGCGACGTCGAGGAGATCGACGAGATCGACATCGAGGAGATGACCGACGGCGACGTCGTCGCAGCCATGATGGAGGAGTTTCGCCAGTTCAGTCCCCGCGGGGCGAACGCGCTGATCGACGAACGCGACGCCTACATCGCACATAACCTCCACCAGCTTCGTCAGCAAGGCTACGACGTACTGGCCGTCGTCGGTGCGGGCCACAAAGCCGGTATCGAACGCTACCTCGAGGACCCTGCTTCCCTCCCCTCGATGGAGTCGATTTCGACGACGGCAACGAGTCGGCGGTTCTCGCCGCTGAAGCTCTTCGGGTATCTGGTCATGCTCGGCTTCTTCGGCTTTTTCTTCCTGTTGTTGATGGCGGGCGTCCAGAACACCTTCCTCCTGCAGCTGTTTCTGGCGTGGTTCCTGTTCAACGGGATCTTCGCGTTTACGCTCGCGAGACTGGCCGGGGCCCGCTGGACGAGCGCCGGTGTCGGCGGCCTCGTGGCGTGGCTCACGAGCATCAACCCGATGCTCGCGCCGGGCTGGTTTACGGGCTACTTCGAACTTCGCCACCGGCCGGTCAACGTCGGCGACATCGGACGGCTCAACGACATCGTCGGCGACACCGAACGGCCGATCGACGAGGCGCTCGGCGAGATGTTCGACGTGCCGTTGTTCCGGCTCATCATGATCGTCGCGCTGACGAATATCGGCAGCCTAATCGCGACGGTGCTGTTTCCGCTCGTCGTTCTGCCGTGGCTCGCCCCCGAGATCGGCGGCGTCGACGCCCTCATGGGCGAACTCATCGCGGGCGCCGAAAACAGCCTCGAGCTCATTCGGGAGGTGTTGTCGTGA
- a CDS encoding macro domain-containing protein — MQFDVIQGDIADQSADALVNAAGTSLEMGSGVAGALRRRGGEALNDDAVETGPIDLGAVAVTDAYDLDAEYVIHAAAMPHYGDGQATESSIRDATRNTLETADELGCESIVVPALGCGVAGFDTDEGAAIIGEVIESYEPETLEDVRLIAYSDEEYGAIHTATDRGTDSEQTNEHEADQ, encoded by the coding sequence ATGCAGTTCGACGTGATCCAGGGCGACATCGCCGACCAGTCCGCCGATGCACTCGTCAACGCTGCTGGAACGAGTCTCGAGATGGGGTCCGGCGTCGCGGGCGCGCTCCGTCGCCGTGGCGGCGAGGCGCTGAACGACGACGCCGTCGAGACCGGCCCCATCGACCTCGGCGCCGTGGCCGTCACCGACGCCTACGATCTCGATGCCGAGTACGTCATCCACGCCGCAGCGATGCCCCACTACGGCGACGGCCAGGCGACCGAATCGAGCATCCGCGACGCAACGCGAAACACCCTCGAGACGGCCGACGAACTCGGTTGTGAGTCGATCGTCGTTCCCGCACTCGGCTGTGGCGTCGCCGGCTTCGACACGGACGAGGGAGCCGCAATCATCGGCGAGGTGATCGAGTCCTACGAGCCCGAGACGCTCGAGGACGTCCGACTCATCGCCTACAGCGACGAGGAGTACGGTGCGATTCACACCGCGACCGACAGGGGGACTGACTCAGAGCAGACGAACGAACACGAGGCCGACCAGTAG